The Tigriopus californicus strain San Diego chromosome 10, Tcal_SD_v2.1, whole genome shotgun sequence region AAACTGATGTGTACATCATAAAAATAAGTCCCTCTTCCCGGCCCTACCCCATCTTATAAGTAATGTTGCCTCTTTGGCTCTTTCAGGGATAGCCTACGCTCAATTATGCTGTTCTTCCTATCCACGGTTTTTGGAACTGGAACTTTGCGTCCCGGCTCGCCCCGTTGCCCTCGTCCCATGCAGATTGGTAAGATGATGATCTCATTCCAGATGGTCATAGACCAAGACAATCTTGCTTTCAGAGGGTTCAATAATTCTGAAAGCGCTGTTGACTTTCCAATCACAATTGCAATTCCACTAGTTTCCCGGCAGTGGCGCTGCAACCCCACAAATTGGGTCTCACGATGGACGACAATATTTTATGGGTTTAGGTAAAGTAAGTGACATTAGTCATTGCAACTCAAGATTGGCACAATCACGGTACGATCACTGAAGAAAAATTAAGTTTCGATAATTGTCCATTGGATGGGAGACATTTTCAACACTCTTCAGTTTTTGGCAGACAAGTTGACTTATGAAGATGGCCGTGCCACCTAACGGTTCGTTTATGAACTAGCAATAGGTGGCGTTGGGGAAGCTATATCACTGACACTGAAACGTAAATAAATAGGTGTCAAAACAATACGTCTACATGGATCAACAATTTCAGTCATAACTGCTTTTAATGATAGCCATGAAACTGAATGGGTCAAAATGACGTTCTCATTTGGATATCATTTTGATAACTTGCTCTTCTACGGGTTTGACGTAAATTCAGCGGCAGGTAATGATTGATCAAACCTCAACGTATCTATGTCTTGACGAGTTCTAAAAGATGGGGATGCTGGACATAAAATCTGGCAAACACTAATCTAATATTATTCCAACCAAATTTTCACTCTGAACCTTATTGGCTTTAAGGAATGGTGGCAGTTAGTGCCGGACTCTTCTGTCTGGCATTTATGAATGAggggatcaaatatttgcgaATGGAAAGACACACCCAAACTAATTCGGACGATTATGACTCTGACTCTTCGAACGAATTCCGTCCACTACTCTCCTCAAACTACAACCGTGTCAGACAAGAGCGATTGCGCCGGCACCGCTATCATAACTCGATAGCGCTAAGATATATGGAGTGCGTAAACCAGAGAGGCAATCAACCCTTAATAGATCTTCTGTCATTCTTCTGGTCTCTCTTTCAGACATGCCGACAGGATATTTTTGAGTAGTATCTATTTCCTACAAACCGTTTTGACGTTTGCCacaatgttggctgtgatgaccTTCTCGTTCTGGCTTTTTCTGGCCGCCATACTTGGAACAGGTGTAGGAACCCAAGTCTTCCAACAGAaaaaatttaaaccaaagatTTCACGTGCTTCTCTATCTGGCACGAACGAACTTCAAACTCGGGGCTCGGGACAATCTGGCT contains the following coding sequences:
- the LOC131887955 gene encoding uncharacterized protein LOC131887955 isoform X3, translating into MTFSFGYHFDNLLFYGFDVNSAAGMVAVSAGLFCLAFMNEGIKYLRMERHTQTNSDDYDSDSSNEFRPLLSSNYNRVRQERLRRHRYHNSIALRYMEHADRIFLSSIYFLQTVLTFATMLAVMTFSFWLFLAAILGTGVGTQVFQQKKFKPKISRASLSGTNELQTRGSGQSGYGSIGSDSEDDSMPTNSSLVDSTSGLQDNQIVAVEVHQHNGSYSIGRDSNQIQTCHLMPNS
- the LOC131887955 gene encoding uncharacterized protein LOC131887955 isoform X1 — its product is MPLLRRPEKTKDSLRSIMLFFLSTVFGTGTLRPGSPRCPRPMQIGMVAVSAGLFCLAFMNEGIKYLRMERHTQTNSDDYDSDSSNEFRPLLSSNYNRVRQERLRRHRYHNSIALRYMEHADRIFLSSIYFLQTVLTFATMLAVMTFSFWLFLAAILGTGVGTQVFQQKKFKPKISRASLSGTNELQTRGSGQSGYGSIGSDSEDDSMPTNSSLVDSTSGLQDNQIVAVEVHQHNGSYSIGRDSNQIQTCHLMPNS
- the LOC131887955 gene encoding uncharacterized protein LOC131887955 isoform X2 — encoded protein: MLFFLSTVFGTGTLRPGSPRCPRPMQIGMVAVSAGLFCLAFMNEGIKYLRMERHTQTNSDDYDSDSSNEFRPLLSSNYNRVRQERLRRHRYHNSIALRYMEHADRIFLSSIYFLQTVLTFATMLAVMTFSFWLFLAAILGTGVGTQVFQQKKFKPKISRASLSGTNELQTRGSGQSGYGSIGSDSEDDSMPTNSSLVDSTSGLQDNQIVAVEVHQHNGSYSIGRDSNQIQTCHLMPNS